From the genome of Streptomyces sp. S4.7:
GATCATCTCTTCACCCTCAGGGGTGAACCAGGAGATGTCCGACAGCTCGTCGTGCGTCCCCTCCACCGGACGGCCGTGGAAGAACCGGCGCCGCCGGAACACCGGATGGTCGCGCCGCAGCCAGACCATGGTCTGGGTGAAGGCCAGCAGGCCCTTGTTCTTCTCGTCGCCCTTCTCGGGCCAGTGCACCCAGGCGATCTCGTTGTCCTGGCAGTAGGCGTTGTTGTTGCCGCCCTGCGTACGGCCGAACTCGTCGCCGTGACTGAGCATCGGCACGCCCTGGGACAGCATGAGCGTCGCGATGAAGTTGCGCACCTGACGGTCGCGCAGCTCCAGCACCTGCGGATCGTCGGTCTCACCCTCCACTCCGCAGTTCCACGAACGGTTGTGGCTCTCGCCGTCCCTGTTGCCCTCCCCGTTCGCCTCGTTGTGCTTGTCGTTGTAGGCGACGAGGTCGTGCAGGGTGAAGCCGTCGTGGCAGGTGGTGAAGTTGATGGACGCCAGCGGGCGCCGTCCGTCGTCCTGGTACAGATCGGACGACCCGGTGAGCCGGGAGGCGAACTCCGCCAGGGTGCGCGGCTCGCCCCGCCACAGATCGCGGACCGTGTCGCGGTACTTGCCGTTCCACTCGGTCCACAGCGGCGGGAAGTTCCCCACCTGGTAGCCGCCCTCGCCCACGTCCCACGGCTCGGCGATCAGTTTCACCTGACTGACCACCGGGTCCTGCTGGACCAGGTCGAAGAACGACGACAGCCGGTCCACCTCGTGGAACTGGCGGGCCAGTGTCGCGGCGAGGTCGAAGCGGAAGCCGTCGACATGCATCTCCTCCACCCAGTACCGCAGCGAGTCCATGATCAGCTGGAGCACGTGCGGACTGCGCATCAGGAGCGAGTTCCCGGTGCCGGTGGTGTCCGTGTAGTAGCGCGGGTTGTCCGCGCCGAGGCGGTAGTAGGAGGCGTTGTCGAGACCCCTGAAGGAGAGCGTCGGGCCCAGATGATTGCCCTCGGCCGTGTGGTTGTAGACGACGTCGAGGATCACCTCGATGCCCGCCTCGTGCAGCGCCTTCACCGCCTGCTTGAACTCCAGCACCTGCTCGCCCCGGTCTCCCCAGGAGGCGTAGGTGTTGTGCGGGGCGAAGAAGCCGATGGTGTTGTAGCCCCAGTAGTTGTTCAGGCCGGCGTCCACCAGCCGGTGGTCGTTGACGAACTGGTGCACCGGCATTATTTCCAGCGCGGTGACGCCCAGCTCGGTCAGGTGCTCGATGACCGCCGGATGGGCGAGCCCCGCGTACGTGCCGCGCAGCTCCTCCGGCAGATCCGGGTGCAGCATCGTCAGGCCCTTCACATGGGCCTCGTAGATGACGGTGCGGTGGTAGTCGGTACGCGGGCGGCGGTCGTCGCCCCAGTCGAAGTACGGGTTGACCACGACGGCCGTCATCGTGTGCGGCGCCGAGTCCATGTCGTTGCGCGAGTCCGGCTTGCCGAAGTGGTAGCCGTACACCGACTCGTTCCAGTCGATGCTGCCGCTGATCGCGCGGGCGTACGGGTCCAGGAGCAGCTTCGCCGAGTTGCAGCGCTGCCCGCTGGAGGGCTCGTACGGCCCGTGGACGCGGAAGCCGTACCGCTGGCCGGGCATGATGCCCGGCAGGTAGGCGTGCCGGACGAAGGCGTCCGCCTCGCGGAGTTCCACCGCCGTTTCTGAACCGTCGTCGTGCAGTAGGCACAACTCGATCCGGTGCGCGGCCTCTGAGTAGACCGCGAAGTTGGTACCGGCGCCGTCGTACGTGGCGCCGAGGGGATACGTCTGTCCCGGCCAGACCTGCATAGATTGACTCTTCCACTTCTGATCCGGGTGCTGGGGCTCTCTTCGATCAGATACTCCCCGAAAGAGGCGCAACCTCCTAGGAGGCCCGTGCGAAAGCCGGGCCGGAAGCGGTCGTTCGGGCCGGGCGGGTCAACTTCGGGTTCTCGACGGGTCACCCCGTTGCCGGACCGTGTCCCACGTCGCATATGGCCGGATTCAGACCATACGACGCCCCTTGGCCGACCATCCGTCACCAGGCCCAATCCCTATGAATCATCCCACTCCGGCCGAGATCGGCACACAGAACGCCCGCCCGCGTCAAAGGAGTTGAGAAACCAGCCTGTGCATCCGGCTGCACCTCCTCCCCGATGCGCAGTACCCTTCCTTGATCGTTGAAAGGGGAGGGAAGGCGGTGCGCGGGTGAGCTCGGGAGGGCTGGAGCTACCCCCAGGTGACCCAGGTCACGAGGGGGTTTCCGGCGACATCCCGCCCGGAGCGGTCTCCCTCGCACGGCCGATGGAGATCGGGGCGGAGCTGGACTGGGGTCCGGAGGCCTGGACCGAGGTGCGTACGCGCGCCCAGCGGGCCGGCCGCGCCTATATCTGGCTGAATCTGGTCGAACAACGGCTCCGTGCCGTCGTCTCGGCGGTCCTCAAACCCATCTACGAACCGGTGCACGGCGACGAATGGGTGGTGGCCGCCGCCGGACCGGCGGGGCAGGAGTGGGTCCAGCGCGCCGTCGCCGTCCGCGAGGTCTCCCGCCGCAAGGGCTATCTGCTCGACCCGGCGGACGACAACGTCCTGAGCTTCCTGACGCTCCCGCAGCTGCGGGAGCTGATGATCCAGCACTGGCCGGGCTTCCAGCCGTACTTCGACGACCGCCGCGACGTCGAGCTGGCCCTGGACGAGCTGGAGGTGGCCCGTAACGTCGTCTCCCGCAACCGGGCCCTGTCCGAGGCCGTCCTGGCGCAGGCCGAGCGGGCCTCGGCGCGGCTGCTGGAGATCCTGGGCAGCGGGACGGCGGTGCCGTCCGCCGACCGGCTCAGGGTGGACGCCGTGGAGGACCTGGTAGGCGACCGGTACGCGGACGTGGTCTCCGTCCACCCCGACCGGGTGCGGCTCCAGCGGCAGATCCCCGCCGAGGACCTCTTCGGCGGCGCCCGCCGCCTCGACGCGGTCGGGATAGGCCTGAACCTCCTCGTGCAGAACTTCTCCGGCCGGCGCCTCGTGAGGCTCGCCGAGTCCGGCTGCCGGATACGGCTGCTCTTCCTGAATCCGGCCAGCAGCTCGGTCAAGCGCCGCGAGCGCGAACTGGGTCTCAAGAAGGGCGAGCTGAGCCGCTCCGTGGAGATGAACATCCTTCACATGCGCCGGGTCCGCTCCCGCCTCCGTGACCCGGGCGCCTTCGAGATCCATGTCTTCGACGAGACCCCCCGCTTCACCGCGTACCTGGTCGACGGGGACGGCGCGGACGGGCTCGCGGTCGTGCAGTCCTATCTGAGACGGGCGCGCGGTATGGAGGCGCCGGTGCTGGTGCTGCGGGGTGCGGGGCGCGACGTGGTGCGGGTCGGCCAGGACACGGAGCACGGCCTGTTCCAGACCTACCGGGAGGAGTTCGAGTCGGTGTGGACCGACTCGCGCCCCGTCTCCTGACGGTGTGGGAGCGCGCTGACGTGCTGAAGGCGCGTCAAGGCTCCACCCGGCGTTGTCAGTGCCGCGTGCGAAGGTGAATGTCGAACGGGGAGAAGCGTGAGGGAGGACCGGGATGGGCTGGCACGGGGAGCCGTTGGTCGGATTCGATCTGGAGACGACCGGTACGGAGCCGCTGGAGGCGCGCATCGTGACGGCCGCGGTGATCGCGGTGCGGGACGGCGCGGTGGAGGAGCGGCGGGACTGGCTGGCCGATCCGGGCATCCGGATCCCGGAGCAGGCGTCGGCGATCCACGGGGTCACCAGCGAGCGGGCGTCGGCCGAGGGGCGGCCCGCGCGTGAGGTGGCCGACGAGATCGCGACCGCCCTGGCCGAGTACTGGACGCGGGGCGTGCCGGTGGTGGCGTACAACGCGTCGTTCGATCTGACGCTGCTCGCGGCGGAGTTGGCGCGGCACCGGCTGCCGTCGCTGAACGACCGGGTGGGCGGCGGGCCGATCGGCCCGGTGATCGATCCGTACACGATCGATCGCGCCGTCGACAAGTACCGGCGTGGCAAGCGGAATCTGGAGGCCGTCTGCACCGAGTACGGGGTGGTGCTGGACAGCGCGCACAACGCGGGCGCGGACGCGCTGGCCGCCGTGCGGGTGGCGACGGCGATAGCGGGCCGCCACCGCCAGGTCGGCGCTCTCACGGCGGCGGCGCTGCACGAGCGGCAGATCGCCTGGTACGCGGAGTGGGCGGCGGACTTCCAGAGCTTCCTGCGCCGCAAGGGCAACACGGACGCGGTGGTCGACGCGGAGTGGCCACTGCGCGAACTGGTCCCGGCGGCGGGCTGAATCCGAGCCCGCCCGGCGATCAGGGGACGAACCCCGACCGCCGGCCGGTCCGTCAGAAGGGGTACCAGCGCACCTCGGGGTCACCGTCGCGCAGCGACGCGACGCGGCGGCGGAATTCCGTGAGCGCCTTCGGGTTCGTCGGGGCGTGCTGCGCCACCCACGCGCAGCTCGCCGTCTCGCGGGCGCCGCGCAGCACGGCGCAGCCGGACCAGTCCCGTACGTCCCAGCCGTAGGTGTCCGTGAAGGTGCCGTACGCCTCCGGGGCCATGCCGTACCGGTCGCGGGAGAGCGCCATCACCACCAGGTCGTGCTCGCGCAGATCGGTGGAGAAGGTCTCCAGATCGACCAGGACCGGTCCGTCCGGGCCGACATGGACGTTACGGGGCAGCGCGTCGCCGTGGATCGGGCCGGGCGCCAGGTGCGGGGTGAGCGCCGCCGCGGCCGTGGCGAAGCCGTCCCTGCGCTCGCGCAGGTAGCCGGCGTCGGCCGGGTCGATCGTGTCGCCCGCGATCCGCAGCCACCGCTCCACGCCGCCGAGCAGCTGCCTGCGGGGCAGCTCGAACGGCGGCGCGGGCAGCGCGTGGACGAGCCGCAGCAGGGCGGCCAGGTCGGCCGGGCCCGCGGGACGTGCGGCGTCGGGCAGCCGCCGCCAGAGCGTCACCGGGTGGCCGCCCACCGTACGGGCCTTGGGCTCGGCCGCCCGGACCGCCGGGACACCGCTCGCCGCGAGCCAGTCGGCGACGGCCAGTTCACGCTCGGCGCGCTCCAGCAGCTCCGGCGAGGCGGCGAGGCTCCGGCCGACCTTGACGACCAGGTCGCCCGTCGCGAACACCGCGTTCTCGCCCAGCGCCAGCAGCTCGGCGCCGTGCGAAGGCCCGTGCGCCACTCCTGCGGCGTCGAGTACGGCGCGCGCCTGTGTCTCGTCCATCGAACTCTCCCGTGAGTCTCCCGCGGACCGCCGGCCATCGCCGGTCGTGCGAACCGGGCTCCGCCACACCCCGAACGGTCGCCGGATCGGGCTGCCCGTGGATCGCGTCCGTCCGGCGACTGAGGACGAACCGACCACCGGGCGGACATGGTGACCGGTCCGGTCACGGTCCCAAGTCTCGCATCCGTGCAGGTTGGCTTGACGAACCCGGCACTCGTCAGCACGATGACGGAGGCCGCCGGGGCGGTCATCCCCACAAGCCGCCCGAAGGAGCCGAATCCGTGACACTGGCGACCGCGAAGACGCGGTCCGGCAAGAAGCCGCGGTCCGGCGAAGGCGCGTCAGGAGGCGGGCCGCGGCGGGAGAGGGTGATCGACCGCGGCGCCTGGTTCCTGGTGCTGCCGGCCCTGATACCTATCCTGGTGCTCAGCGTCGGCCCCCTGCTCTACGGCGTCGTCCTCGCCTTCACCGACGCGCAGTCCGGCCGCACCGAGCCCACCGAGTGGATCGGCACGCTGAACTTCCAGGACCTGTATCACGACACACTCTTCTGGGAGTCCTTCCGGATCGGCCTGCTGTGGGCGGTCGGTGTGACCGTCCCGCAGTTCGTGCTCGCCCTCGGCCTCGCCCTGCTGCTGAACCAGCGGCTGCGTCTGCGCTGGCTCGCGCGGGCCCTGGCGATCGTCCCCTGGGCCATGCCCGAGGTGGTCGTCGGCATCATGTGGCGCCTCGTCTACAACGCCGACGCCGGAATCCTCAACGAGACGATCCGCGACTTCGGCCTCGGTGACGGCCGCGACTGGCTCACCGGCCTGGCCACCGCACTGCCCGCCGTGATCGTCGTGGGGATCTGGGCGGGCATGCCGCAGACCACCGTCGCGCTCCTCGCCGGACTCCA
Proteins encoded in this window:
- the glgX gene encoding glycogen debranching protein GlgX; the encoded protein is MQVWPGQTYPLGATYDGAGTNFAVYSEAAHRIELCLLHDDGSETAVELREADAFVRHAYLPGIMPGQRYGFRVHGPYEPSSGQRCNSAKLLLDPYARAISGSIDWNESVYGYHFGKPDSRNDMDSAPHTMTAVVVNPYFDWGDDRRPRTDYHRTVIYEAHVKGLTMLHPDLPEELRGTYAGLAHPAVIEHLTELGVTALEIMPVHQFVNDHRLVDAGLNNYWGYNTIGFFAPHNTYASWGDRGEQVLEFKQAVKALHEAGIEVILDVVYNHTAEGNHLGPTLSFRGLDNASYYRLGADNPRYYTDTTGTGNSLLMRSPHVLQLIMDSLRYWVEEMHVDGFRFDLAATLARQFHEVDRLSSFFDLVQQDPVVSQVKLIAEPWDVGEGGYQVGNFPPLWTEWNGKYRDTVRDLWRGEPRTLAEFASRLTGSSDLYQDDGRRPLASINFTTCHDGFTLHDLVAYNDKHNEANGEGNRDGESHNRSWNCGVEGETDDPQVLELRDRQVRNFIATLMLSQGVPMLSHGDEFGRTQGGNNNAYCQDNEIAWVHWPEKGDEKNKGLLAFTQTMVWLRRDHPVFRRRRFFHGRPVEGTHDELSDISWFTPEGEEMIQGDWQATDAKAMTVFLNGQAISEPGPRGERISDDSFLLMFNASAEELEFAVPVDHGSQWRIVVDTARPEGVPPGDGPKVDAGERITMIGRSLTVLMRSV
- a CDS encoding SAV2148 family HEPN domain-containing protein, whose protein sequence is MSSGGLELPPGDPGHEGVSGDIPPGAVSLARPMEIGAELDWGPEAWTEVRTRAQRAGRAYIWLNLVEQRLRAVVSAVLKPIYEPVHGDEWVVAAAGPAGQEWVQRAVAVREVSRRKGYLLDPADDNVLSFLTLPQLRELMIQHWPGFQPYFDDRRDVELALDELEVARNVVSRNRALSEAVLAQAERASARLLEILGSGTAVPSADRLRVDAVEDLVGDRYADVVSVHPDRVRLQRQIPAEDLFGGARRLDAVGIGLNLLVQNFSGRRLVRLAESGCRIRLLFLNPASSSVKRRERELGLKKGELSRSVEMNILHMRRVRSRLRDPGAFEIHVFDETPRFTAYLVDGDGADGLAVVQSYLRRARGMEAPVLVLRGAGRDVVRVGQDTEHGLFQTYREEFESVWTDSRPVS
- a CDS encoding 3'-5' exonuclease, encoding MGWHGEPLVGFDLETTGTEPLEARIVTAAVIAVRDGAVEERRDWLADPGIRIPEQASAIHGVTSERASAEGRPAREVADEIATALAEYWTRGVPVVAYNASFDLTLLAAELARHRLPSLNDRVGGGPIGPVIDPYTIDRAVDKYRRGKRNLEAVCTEYGVVLDSAHNAGADALAAVRVATAIAGRHRQVGALTAAALHERQIAWYAEWAADFQSFLRRKGNTDAVVDAEWPLRELVPAAG
- a CDS encoding aminoglycoside phosphotransferase family protein, with the translated sequence MDETQARAVLDAAGVAHGPSHGAELLALGENAVFATGDLVVKVGRSLAASPELLERAERELAVADWLAASGVPAVRAAEPKARTVGGHPVTLWRRLPDAARPAGPADLAALLRLVHALPAPPFELPRRQLLGGVERWLRIAGDTIDPADAGYLRERRDGFATAAAALTPHLAPGPIHGDALPRNVHVGPDGPVLVDLETFSTDLREHDLVVMALSRDRYGMAPEAYGTFTDTYGWDVRDWSGCAVLRGARETASCAWVAQHAPTNPKALTEFRRRVASLRDGDPEVRWYPF
- a CDS encoding sugar ABC transporter permease, giving the protein MIDRGAWFLVLPALIPILVLSVGPLLYGVVLAFTDAQSGRTEPTEWIGTLNFQDLYHDTLFWESFRIGLLWAVGVTVPQFVLALGLALLLNQRLRLRWLARALAIVPWAMPEVVVGIMWRLVYNADAGILNETIRDFGLGDGRDWLTGLATALPAVIVVGIWAGMPQTTVALLAGLQNTPDELHEAAALDGAGAWRRFRTVIWPALKPVALAITALNFIWNFNSFALVYVLTSGGPGGRTRLPMLFAYEEAFRYGQFGYAAAMGCVMVAVISVLLAFYLVGRLKSGEEK